The window CGTCGGCGAAGCCGATCAGCGCGAACGGCAAGGTCTTGCCCAGAATGAACTCTACCTGCCTGATGGGGGTCACCATGATTTGTTCGATTGTGCCGATTTCCTTTTCGCGGACTACCGCCATGCTGGACAACATGAGCGTGACCAGCGTGACGATCAGCACGATGACGCCGGGGACGTAAAAGTTCCGCGATTCGAGATTCTCGTTGAACCAAGCGCGTGTCTCCAGCTTGACCCGAGCCGGGGTAGCCGGCTCACCGGTCGCCCGGATCACGCGCGTCTGCAGCACGGTCTCGCTGAACCGGCCAGCGATTTGACCGGCATAGTTCAGCACGATGCCCGCCGTGTCGGAGTCCGTCCCGTCCACGATGACCTGTACCGGGGCCGTCCGGCCGGCGCGGAGATCGTCCCCAAACCCTTTGTTCATCTGCAGCACCGCCTTGACCGCACCACGATCCACAAGGTCCTGCGCCTCTTCTTCCCGACCGACATACGCCACCACGTCGAAATAGCCGGAACCGGTAAACCGGGCGACCAGTTCGCGACTGGCACGGCTGTTGTCCAGATCGAAGATCGCCGTCGGGATATGGGTCACATTCGTCGTGACGGCATAGCCGAAGACCAGCGTCTGCACGAGCGGCATCGCGAAAATCACGGTCCTCATTCGCGGATCGCGAAGGATCTGGATGAATTCCTTGATCAGCATGTGCGTGATCCGTTCGAACATCCTGTGCTCACACAAGCTTTTTCTTGAAGACTAGATTAGCGGCCAGGAGCACGAGCAGGCCGAAGACGGCCAGCAGCGT is drawn from Nitrospira sp. and contains these coding sequences:
- a CDS encoding ABC transporter permease, yielding MFERITHMLIKEFIQILRDPRMRTVIFAMPLVQTLVFGYAVTTNVTHIPTAIFDLDNSRASRELVARFTGSGYFDVVAYVGREEEAQDLVDRGAVKAVLQMNKGFGDDLRAGRTAPVQVIVDGTDSDTAGIVLNYAGQIAGRFSETVLQTRVIRATGEPATPARVKLETRAWFNENLESRNFYVPGVIVLIVTLVTLMLSSMAVVREKEIGTIEQIMVTPIRQVEFILGKTLPFALIGFADVALVTVIAAYWFEVPIRGSLLLLVGATSLYLMSTLGIGLLISTISRTQQQAMMSAFFYYFPAMLLSGFVFPIANMPETVQWLTYLNPLRYFLVIIRGIFLKGVGLEILWPQMATLLILGSLTLWVATRRFQKTAL